A window of Pantoea agglomerans contains these coding sequences:
- a CDS encoding EAL domain-containing protein has translation MKVHLSADYQSEIWFYPACTISGQLAAVELVSQFVHSSAPVTLPQDLLLPQLDEMQRLRLLQRQVAVLEQYRDFFVKNHVLALMRIDENMARTLLASELLIRKIKQLPFLLLDISETFQQLLNGINDPLIFALKQQFRLSLSHFGAGKSSTRAVYDNLFDCIKLDKQFIQSLAKRASFLPFIQSIIDNFRSHAQMMIICGIDDRTLLDKTATLQDAVLQGALFPPVKAEALPRLITSQYCAPD, from the coding sequence ATGAAAGTTCATTTATCTGCCGACTATCAGTCGGAAATTTGGTTTTATCCTGCCTGCACAATTAGCGGGCAGCTGGCGGCCGTCGAGCTGGTAAGTCAGTTCGTCCACAGCAGTGCGCCTGTTACTCTGCCGCAGGATCTGCTGTTGCCGCAGCTCGATGAGATGCAGAGGCTGCGCCTGCTGCAGCGGCAGGTAGCCGTGCTGGAACAGTACCGCGACTTCTTCGTTAAAAATCATGTACTGGCATTAATGCGTATTGATGAAAACATGGCGCGCACGCTGCTGGCGAGTGAATTGCTGATCCGTAAAATTAAACAGCTTCCGTTTTTATTACTCGACATCAGCGAAACGTTTCAGCAGCTTTTAAACGGAATTAATGACCCTCTTATTTTTGCGCTAAAACAACAGTTCCGTTTATCATTATCCCATTTCGGTGCGGGTAAATCTTCGACCCGCGCGGTCTATGATAATCTGTTCGACTGCATCAAACTGGATAAACAATTTATTCAGTCGCTGGCGAAACGCGCCTCATTCCTGCCGTTTATTCAGAGCATTATCGATAACTTCCGCAGCCACGCGCAGATGATGATTATTTGCGGCATCGATGACAGAACGCTGCTCGACAAAACCGCCACGCTGCAGGACGCCGTGCTGCAGGGCGCGCTGTTCCCGC